The Cellulomonas sp. S1-8 genomic sequence CGTCGTGCCCGCGGGCGACGAGGAGACCGTGCCGCTCGCCGTGCACGCGATCGCCAACTGCGAGGTCGTCGTCGAGGCGGTCCTGACCAGCGTCGACGGGACGCCGCTCGCGGAGCCCGTGACGTTCGTCGTACGGGCCTCCCCCACGATCGAGTCCGTCGGGACGGCCGTCGTCGGCGCCCTGCTCGCCCTGGGGCTCGTGCTGGGCGTCGTGCGGACCGTCCGACGCGGCCAGAGCGCGCGCCGCGGGGCGCGGCGAGTCGCCGACGACGCCGGGACGCGCCCGCTGCCCGTCCTCGGTGGCACGCCGGAAGGTGACGCGTGAGCGGCGCCGCCCCACCCCCCGGTGACCCGCAGGACCTGCCGGGAGACCCCGGCAACCCGGGTGAGCCGGTGACGCCGCGGGACGACGCGACGGCGGGCGACGCGGCAACGGGCGACACGGCGACGGGCGACACGACGACGGGCGACACGACGACGGGAGCACCGGGCGATGCCGTGCGCCGCGGCGCCGCGCTCATGGCCGGCGGCACGGCCGCGTCCCGGCTCCTGGGGTTCCTGCGGGCGATGGTGCTGGTCGCGGCGATCGGCACCACCGGGCAGGCGGCCGACGCGTTCTCCGTGGCCAACAAGATGCCCAACGTGCTGTACATGCTGCTGGCGGGCGGCGTGCTCAACGCGGTGCTCGTGCCGCAGGTGGTCCGCGCCTACAGGCGCAACGCCGGCCAGGAGTACGTCGACCGGCTGCTGACCTTCGGGTTCGCGCTGCTCGCCGGTGTCACCGTGATCCTCACCTTCGCGGCGCCGCTGCTCGTGCGCGTGTACGCCGACTCGTGCAGCGACGCCCAGCTCGCGCTCGCGACGACGTTCGCGTACTGGTGCATCCCGCAGCTGTTCTTCTACGGCGCGTACGCGTTGCTCGGTCAGGTGCTCAACGCCCGCGGGTCTTTCGGCCCCTACATGTGGGCACCCGTGGTCAACAACCTCGTGTCCATCGCGGGGTTCGGGGTGTTCTTCGCGGTCTTCGTCCAGCCGTCCGGCACCGTCCCGGACGCCGTGAGCTGGAGCGTCGGACAGGTCGCGCTGCTCTGCGGTTCCGCGACCTTGGGCATCGTCACCCAGGCGCTCGTCCTCATCCCGTTCCTCCGGCGCGCCGGGGTGCGCTACCGCTGGCGGTGGAGCCTGCGCGGGTCGGGCCTCGGTCGCGCCGGGACCGTGGCGAAGTGGACGTTCGTCGGCCTCGCGATCGGCCAGCTCGGGTACGTCGTGGTCTCCCGGGTCGCCAGCGCTGCCCCAGGTGTCGACTGCGCACCGAGCAGCGAGATCGCAGGCAACGCCGCCTACGACCTGGCCTTCATGGTGTTCATGGTGCCGCACTCCCTCGTCACCGTCTCGCTCGCGACGGCGCTGTTCACCCGGCTCGCCAGGCAGGCACACGACGATGACGTCGACGGAGTCCGGGCGAGTCTCTCTTCGGGGATGAGAGTCGTCGCGCTGTTCACGCTGGTCGCGGGCGCCGGCCTGGTCGTGCTGGCGCAGCCGGTCGTGCGCCTCTTCGCTCTGCGGGAGACGCAGGGAGTCGTCGACGCGGTCGCGGGGGTCGTCGTCGCGATGGCCGTCGGGCTGCCCGCGTTCGGTGCCTGGTCGATGTGCCAGCGCGTCTACTACGCGTACGAGGACGCCAAGGGCATGGTGCCCGTGCAGGTCGCCATGGCGGTCGTCGTCGTCAGCGGGACCCTGCTGGGCAGGGCACTGCTCCCGAACAGCTCGTGGGTGGTGGGCGCGGGCCTGTCGATGAGCCTGTCGTACGTGCTGGGGACCGTCCTCGCGATGAGGACGCTGCGTCGGCGCCTCGGCGGCCGGATCGACGGCGCCAACGTCCTGCAGACGCACGTGCGCGCAGGTGTCGGCGCCCTGGTCACGGTGCCGGTGGGTTTCGGCACGCTCCACCTGCTGCAGACGTACGGTCCCGCCGGGGCGCCAGGGGCGGTGCTGCAGTGCGTCGTGGTCGCATCGGTCATGGGCCTGGTGTACCTGGGGCTCCTGCGACTGCTGCACGTGCGCGAGCTCGACCTGCTGCTGGGACCGGTGCTGCGACGGCTGCGCGGGCGGCGTTGACGGCAACCCGTCTAGCATGCTCACGGGACCGGCAGCCGCGGGTCCGTCGGTCGGGGGCGAGGTCGGAGGAGGCACTGTGACGGAAGAGGTCGGCCGGGGCACGGTGCTCGCGGGGCGTTACCGGGTGGTCGACGCGTTGCCGTCGGACCTCGCGGGCGTCTCCGTCTGGCGCGCCACGGACCAGATCCTCGACCGCCCCGTGCGGGTGCGCGTGCTGCAGTCCGGCGCCGTCGCGCCCGCGCTCGACGCGGCCCGTCGTGCCGCGCTCGTCACCGACGCCCGCCTGGTGCGCGTCCTCGACGTCGGCATGCACGAGGGCGTCGGGTACGTGGTGTCCGAGCAGATCACCGGCGCGTCCCTCGCCCAGCTCGTCGAGCGTGGCGCGCTCACGCCCGACCAGGCGCGCGCGGTGGTCGGCGAGGCCGCGTCGGCGCTCGAGGTCGCGCGCCGCCGCGGGGTGCACCACCTGGCCCTGCGGCCGTCGGTCGTGCACGTGTCCGCCGACGGTCGCGTCCTCGTCTCGGGTCTCGCCATCGACGCGGCGCTGCTCGGCAGCGGCCACGGGGACTCCCGCGCGACGAGCCGCACGGACACCGTCGACCTCGTCCGGCTGCTGTACACGGGTCTGACCGGTCGTTGGCCTGCCGCCCGGGACGACGCGCGCACCACGACCGTGCCGCCCGCGCCCGTGCTCGACGGTATCCCCGTCCCGCCCGGCGAGCTCGTCGCGGACGTCCCGAACGACCTCGACACGCTGTGCGCGGTGACGTTCGGTCCGCACGACGACGGCCCGCACACCCCGGGCGACCTGGTGCACGAGCTGGAGCCGTGGGGTGAGATCCGGGTGGGCCGCTCGGCCGACGACCCCGACGGTCGACCCGCCGTCGCCGCGGTCCCGGCCTTCCGGGACCTCGAGCCCGAGGAGCCGACCGCGCCCGTCCGCGTCGCTCGGCAGTCGGTGCGCTCGGCGTTCGACGAGCTGCCGTCCGGCGCCACGCGCCCTGGTACGCCCCCGCCCGCGCCGCCCGCGCGCAACGGCACCGGTGCGGCGGCCCGGGGCGGTGAGCGCCCCGGCGTGATGCCGGCAGCCGGCGCCGCCGTGAGTGCCGCCGCCATGTCGGGCGCCGCCGCCGGGGCCGGGTCGCCCCCGCCGCCCGCCCTGCCCACGACGCTCCCGCCCCTGCCGTACGACCCCGAGCCCGAGCCGTGGGACGACGGCGTCGGCTTCACCGACGACCCCTTCGCGTTCGTCGAGGAGGAGGAGGAGACGCGCCGACGGTTCGACCCGACCGCGCTGATCCTCGTGCTCGTCGGCATCGCCGTGCTCATCGGGCTCGTGTTCGCGGCGCGGGCGTTGTTCACCTCGCCCGTCGGCGAGCGTGAGCCCGGCGCCGAGCAGACCACCGTCGAGGAGGAGCCTGCCGCGACGGACGACACGGCACCGGAGCCGCCGGCCGCGGAGGAGCCCGAGGCGCCCGCCGGCGGTACGCCCCCGGCGATCGCGTCGATCCTGACGTTCGACCCGACGGACCCCGCGGGCGAGCGGGTCGAGAACGTCGAGCTCGCGATCGACGGCGACCCGGCGACGTTCTGGTTCTCCTACACCTACAACCGCCCGGACTTCGGGGGGTTGAAGGAGGGCATCGCCCTCGAGCTGACGCTGGCCGCCGAGACCGAGGTCAGCGGCGTGACGCTGCGGGTCAACGGCACCGGCGGCAACGCCGAGGTGCGCGCCACGACCGGCGTCGCGCCGACGCAGGGCGACCTGCTGGCCTCGTCGACGCTCGGCCAGGAGACCGCCCTGACGTTCGCCGCCCCGGTACGCACGTCGACCCTCGTCGTGTGGTTCACGGAGCTGCCGACCAACGCGGCGGGCCAGTTCCGGCTCGAGATCACGGAGATCGAGGTCTCCTGAGCCGAGCACCCGGCGAACGTCCGCGGAACGCCGGGGGAACGCCCGAGGACGGGTGCACGACGGGAACAGAAGCGCCCTACGATCGGTTGGACGAGCCAGCAGCAGGTCCGCCCTGCGCCCCTGTCGCCCACCGGCGACGCCGACCGACTCAGCGAGGCACACCGTGACCGACTCCGCCGTGCAGCCCACCCCGACCGACGTGCACGACCTCGTCGTCGTGGGGTCCGGGCCGGCCGGGTACACCGCCGCGATCTACGCCGCGCGGGCCGGGCTCGCGCCCGTCGTCCTCGCCGGCTCCGTGACCGCGGGCGGCGCCCTGATGAACACCACCGAGGTCGAGAACTTCCCTGGTTTCCCCGACGGGATCCAGGGCCCCGAGCTCATGGACTCCATGCAGAAGCAGGCCGAGAAGTTCGGCGCCCAGGTGCTGTGGGACGACGCGACGTCGCTCGACCTGACGGGGGACGTCAAGGTCGTCACGACCGGCAGCGGCGACGTGTTCCGCGCCCGCTCCGTGATCCTCGCGACCGGCTCGGCGTACCGCGAGCTCGGTCTGCCGGACGAGAAGAGACTGTCGGGCCGCGGCGTGTCGTGGTGCGCGACGTGCGACGGCTTCTTCTTCCGCGACCAGGACATCCTCGTCGTGGGCGGCGGCGACTCCGCGGTCGAGGAGGCGACGTTCCTGTCGCGCTTCGGCAAGACCGTCACGATGATCCACCGTCGCGACGAGCTGCGGGCGTCGAAGATCATGGCCGACCGCGCGGCCGCCGACCCGAAGATCTCGTTCGCGTGGAACTCCGAGGTCGTCGCGATCCTGGGCGAGTCCAAGGTCACCGGGGTCACGCTGCGCGACACCGTCACGGGTGAGACCCGCGACGTCGACGCCGGCGGGCTGTTCGTCGCGATCGGTCACGTGCCGCGCTCGGAACTGCTGATCGGCCAGGTCGACCTCGACGAGAACGGTTACGTCCAGGTCGAGGGGCGGTCCACGCGGACCAACCTCACCGGCGTCTTCGCGTGCGGCGACCTCGTGGACCACACCTACCGGCAGGCCATCACGGCGGCCGGCTCGGGGTGCGCTGCGGCCCTCGACGCGCAGCACTTCCTCGCGTCGTTGACGGATGTCGCCGACCCGATCGTCCCGGCCGACGGATCCGTCGGTCCCGTCCCCCACGAGGAGCTGGTGTGAGCACCGTCGACGTCACGGACCTGACCTTCGAGGCGGAGGTCCTGCGCAGCGACGTCCCCGTCGTCGTGGACTTCTGGGCGCCGTGGTGCGGCCCCTGCCGCCTCGTGTCGCCGGTCCTCGACGAGCTGTCCGAGGAGTACGCGGGTCGCCTGAAGGTCGTCAAGGTGAACGCGGACGAGAACCCGGGGCTCAGCGAGGACTTCAAGGTCCAGTCCATCCCCTTCATCGCCTTCTTCACGGGCGGCGAGATGGAGAACAGCCTCGTGGGGGCTCGGCCCAAGGCCGTGCTCAAGGCAGCTGTCGAGGAGCTGCTCGCCGCGCAGGCCTGAGTGCGCTCAGCAGCGTGGTCGCGCAGTCGGATGTACGTCGGCGCCACCCACGTCTGTACGTTCGAGCCGGTTGAGGGGCCTGACCAGGGCGGACACTGCTCATCCTCTGGACCACACGACCCCGCCGCGGACGTCGCGGCGGGGTCGTGCTGTCAGTTCTTCAGGACGCCCGGGTCCTCCGGGGCGAGCGCCCCGAGGATGCGGTTGAGGTCCTGGACCGACGCGAACTCGACCGTCAGCTTGCCCCGCGTCTTGCCGAGGTCGACCTTGACGCGCGTCTCGAACCGGTCCGACAGGCGCGAGGCGAGCTCGTCCAGCGCCTCGTTGCGGACCCCTGCCCGCGGACGCTGCCGCCGCGTCGGCGCGCTCTCGTCGCCGCCGAGCGACACGATCTCCTCGACCGCCCGGACCGACAGGCCCTCGGAGACCACGCGCTGCGCCAGTCGCTCGATCGCGGCGCCGTCGCTGAGGCCGAGCAGCGCACGCGCGTGACCCGCCGACAGCACGCCGGCGGCGAGCCGACGCTGCACCAGCGGAGGCAGGCGCAGCAGGCGCAGCGTGTTGGAGATCTGAGGGCGGGACCGGTGGATCCGGGCCGCGAGCTGCTCGTGCGTGCACCCGAAGTCGTCGAGCAGCTGCTGGTACGCGGCCGCCTCCTCGAGCGGGTTGAGCTCCGCACGGTGCAGGTTCTCCAGGAGCGCGTCCCGCAGCAGGTCCGCGTCGTCGGTCTCGCGCACGATGGCGGGGATCGTCGCGAGCCCCGCCTCCTGGGTGGCGCGCCAGCGGCGCTCCCCCATGATCAGCTCGTAGCCGTCCTCCGCCGCACGGACGACGACCGGCTGCAGCACGCCGATCTCGCGGATCGAGCCGACCAGCTCGGCCAGCGCGTCCTCGTCGAAGACGTGGCGGGGCTGGCGCGGGTTCGGACGGATCGAGCCGACGGGCAGCTCGGCGAAGCGCGCGCCGGGCACCGGGAGCAGCCCGGTGTCGTCCGCGGTGTCGGGGACTGCCGTGGCTGCTGCGACACCCGTGGGCGTGTCCGTCGACTCGGGCGGCGCGTCGGTCGACGGCGTCGAGTCCTGCCCGTCCGCCGGGGGCGCTGCTGCCGGGCCACCGGCCAGCGCCGCCTCCGCTGCGGCGACAGCCGCCGCCTCCGCGTCCGCCTCGGCCTTGACGGTGTCGGGGAAGAACACGTCGACCGGTCGGTCTCCGGTGCTGCGCGGGGTGTCGAGCCCGGTCGGGATGAGTGCTCCCAGACCGCGGCCCAGACCGCGACGCTTCTCGCTCACTTGTCCTCCTGTGCAGGGCCGCCCGGTACGCCGGCGGGGATGTCGGTGGCGCCGGGAACGGCGCGCTCGGCCAGCTCACGTGCGGCCTCGAGGTACGCCAGCGCACCCGACGAGCCGCCGTCGTAGGTCATGACCGTCTGCCCGTAGCTCGGCGCCTCGGAGATCCGCACCGAGCGGGGCACC encodes the following:
- the murJ gene encoding murein biosynthesis integral membrane protein MurJ; the protein is MSGAAPPPGDPQDLPGDPGNPGEPVTPRDDATAGDAATGDTATGDTTTGDTTTGAPGDAVRRGAALMAGGTAASRLLGFLRAMVLVAAIGTTGQAADAFSVANKMPNVLYMLLAGGVLNAVLVPQVVRAYRRNAGQEYVDRLLTFGFALLAGVTVILTFAAPLLVRVYADSCSDAQLALATTFAYWCIPQLFFYGAYALLGQVLNARGSFGPYMWAPVVNNLVSIAGFGVFFAVFVQPSGTVPDAVSWSVGQVALLCGSATLGIVTQALVLIPFLRRAGVRYRWRWSLRGSGLGRAGTVAKWTFVGLAIGQLGYVVVSRVASAAPGVDCAPSSEIAGNAAYDLAFMVFMVPHSLVTVSLATALFTRLARQAHDDDVDGVRASLSSGMRVVALFTLVAGAGLVVLAQPVVRLFALRETQGVVDAVAGVVVAMAVGLPAFGAWSMCQRVYYAYEDAKGMVPVQVAMAVVVVSGTLLGRALLPNSSWVVGAGLSMSLSYVLGTVLAMRTLRRRLGGRIDGANVLQTHVRAGVGALVTVPVGFGTLHLLQTYGPAGAPGAVLQCVVVASVMGLVYLGLLRLLHVRELDLLLGPVLRRLRGRR
- a CDS encoding protein kinase family protein — its product is MTEEVGRGTVLAGRYRVVDALPSDLAGVSVWRATDQILDRPVRVRVLQSGAVAPALDAARRAALVTDARLVRVLDVGMHEGVGYVVSEQITGASLAQLVERGALTPDQARAVVGEAASALEVARRRGVHHLALRPSVVHVSADGRVLVSGLAIDAALLGSGHGDSRATSRTDTVDLVRLLYTGLTGRWPAARDDARTTTVPPAPVLDGIPVPPGELVADVPNDLDTLCAVTFGPHDDGPHTPGDLVHELEPWGEIRVGRSADDPDGRPAVAAVPAFRDLEPEEPTAPVRVARQSVRSAFDELPSGATRPGTPPPAPPARNGTGAAARGGERPGVMPAAGAAVSAAAMSGAAAGAGSPPPPALPTTLPPLPYDPEPEPWDDGVGFTDDPFAFVEEEEETRRRFDPTALILVLVGIAVLIGLVFAARALFTSPVGEREPGAEQTTVEEEPAATDDTAPEPPAAEEPEAPAGGTPPAIASILTFDPTDPAGERVENVELAIDGDPATFWFSYTYNRPDFGGLKEGIALELTLAAETEVSGVTLRVNGTGGNAEVRATTGVAPTQGDLLASSTLGQETALTFAAPVRTSTLVVWFTELPTNAAGQFRLEITEIEVS
- the trxB gene encoding thioredoxin-disulfide reductase: MTDSAVQPTPTDVHDLVVVGSGPAGYTAAIYAARAGLAPVVLAGSVTAGGALMNTTEVENFPGFPDGIQGPELMDSMQKQAEKFGAQVLWDDATSLDLTGDVKVVTTGSGDVFRARSVILATGSAYRELGLPDEKRLSGRGVSWCATCDGFFFRDQDILVVGGGDSAVEEATFLSRFGKTVTMIHRRDELRASKIMADRAAADPKISFAWNSEVVAILGESKVTGVTLRDTVTGETRDVDAGGLFVAIGHVPRSELLIGQVDLDENGYVQVEGRSTRTNLTGVFACGDLVDHTYRQAITAAGSGCAAALDAQHFLASLTDVADPIVPADGSVGPVPHEELV
- the trxA gene encoding thioredoxin, which translates into the protein MSTVDVTDLTFEAEVLRSDVPVVVDFWAPWCGPCRLVSPVLDELSEEYAGRLKVVKVNADENPGLSEDFKVQSIPFIAFFTGGEMENSLVGARPKAVLKAAVEELLAAQA
- a CDS encoding ParB/RepB/Spo0J family partition protein, with the protein product MSEKRRGLGRGLGALIPTGLDTPRSTGDRPVDVFFPDTVKAEADAEAAAVAAAEAALAGGPAAAPPADGQDSTPSTDAPPESTDTPTGVAAATAVPDTADDTGLLPVPGARFAELPVGSIRPNPRQPRHVFDEDALAELVGSIREIGVLQPVVVRAAEDGYELIMGERRWRATQEAGLATIPAIVRETDDADLLRDALLENLHRAELNPLEEAAAYQQLLDDFGCTHEQLAARIHRSRPQISNTLRLLRLPPLVQRRLAAGVLSAGHARALLGLSDGAAIERLAQRVVSEGLSVRAVEEIVSLGGDESAPTRRQRPRAGVRNEALDELASRLSDRFETRVKVDLGKTRGKLTVEFASVQDLNRILGALAPEDPGVLKN